A genomic region of Raphanus sativus cultivar WK10039 chromosome 6, ASM80110v3, whole genome shotgun sequence contains the following coding sequences:
- the LOC108812584 gene encoding protein EARLY FLOWERING 3 isoform X1, which produces MKRGKDEEKILEPMFPRLHVNDADKGGGPRAPPRNKMALYEQLSIPSQRFNDRTSASFPRNTSTTLVSPGPSNQACGVERNLTGRATDNFVSQMPLMENVRTSSSQQRGDQRKIVREEDDFAVPVFVNSRRSGRSSNKSGIDKEKDTTSKRGGLASSSGRVDGCETTTRVVGVNNGVESHMASEEEEEEEEEGHSGGYTSLQQINEEEASEDVSDDSMVDSVSSVDVSPDDVVGVLGQKRFWRARKAIAKEGTFCVDVHSASQQRVFAVQLFELHRLIKVQRLIAASPDVLLDDISYLGKVAAPVKKLLPSGFIVKPPLPQAIKRRSSDSEKTDQNKMECSAENVVGRLSNQGDHHHHQPSNYMPFATNQPAANGCYYPPPHQPQPQPQPLPSGGNQQWLIPVMSPSEGLIYKPHPGPGHTGPVCGGYYGHFMPAPMVMGSFMGGGGGQPPPFHPGMGFPSHGNNGYFPPYGIMMNPYYSGQQQQQQPPSEQMNNNIQQQSSVNEAASQQQQQQPTKSYPRARKSRQGSTGSSPEGIISGKKNSFRPFSAADKINSAPEEMMTTTTTTTTTVTQTTRDGAGVTRVIKVVPHNANLASENAARIFRSIQEERKQYDDAFADYP; this is translated from the exons ATGAAGAGAGGgaaagatgaagagaagatacTGGAACCAATGTTTCCACGGCTTCACGTGAACGATGCAGACAAAGGAGGAGGGCCTAGAGCTCCTCCAAGAAACAAGATGGCTCTCTATGAGCAACTCAGCATCCCTTCTCAGAGGTTCAACGATCGTACTAGTGCTTCCTTTCCCCGTAACACGTCCACCACTTTGGTCTCTCCTGGACCATCTAACCAG GCTTGTGGCGTGGAAAGGAACTTAACTGGCCGAGCAACTGACAACTTTGTCTCGCAAATGCCATTGATGGAAAATGTGCGGACTTCTTCATCACAACAGCGTGGTGACCAGAGGAAAATAGTCAGAGAGGAAGATGATTTCGCAGTTCCTGTTTTTGTTAACTCGAGAAGATCCGGCAGAAGCAGCAACAAGAGTGGCATTGACAAGGAGAAAGACACCACCTCAAAACGAGGTGGCTTGGCATCGAGTAGTGGCCGAGTAGATGGTTGTGAAACGACGACACGAGTGGTGGGCGTTAATAATGGAGTTGAGTCTCATATGgcatcagaagaagaagaagaagaagaagaagaaggtcaTAGTGGAGGATACACCTCTCTGCAGCAGATAAATGAAGAAGAGGCAAGTGAGGATGTTTCTGATGATTCCATGGTAGATTCTGTTTCTAGCGTCGATGTCTCTCCCGATGACGTTGTGGGAGTGTTGGGTCAAAAACGTTTCTGGAGAGCAAGGAAAGCTATTGCCAA GGAGGGGACATTCTGTGTTGACGTACATAGTGCAAG TCAACAAAGAGTATTTGCTGTTCAACTGTTTGAGCTGCACAGATTGATTAAG GTTCAAAGACTAATTGCTGCATCACCGGATGTTTTGCTGGATGACATTAGTTATCTTGGAAAAGTTGCTGCTCCAGTGAAGAAGCTCCTTCCATCAGGGTTTATAGTAAAGCCTCCTCTTCCACAGGCTATCAAACGCAGAAGCAGCGACTCGGAGAAAACTGACCAAAACAAAATGGAATGCTCAGCTGAGAACGTAGTTGGGAGGCTGTCAAACCAAGGtgatcaccatcatcatcaaccTTCCAACTACATGCCTTTTGCGACCAACCAACCCGCTGCAAATGGATGTTACTATCCTCCTCCTCATCAGCCTCAGCCTCAGCCTCAGCCTCTTCCTTCTGGAGGAAACCAGCAATGGTTGATCCCTGTAATGTCTCCTTCGGAAGGGCTGATATACAAGCCGCACCCAGGTCCGGGGCACACAGGGCCCGTCTGTGGAGGGTATTATGGTCATTTCATGCCTGCACCGATGGTCATGGGTAGTTTCatgggtggtggtggtggtcagCCTCCTCCGTTTCACCCGGGCATGGGATTCCCATCTCATGGTAATAATGGCTACTTCCCTCCATATGGTATCATGATGAACCCTTACTATTCcggacaacaacaacaacaacaaccacccAGTGAGCAAATGAACAACAACATCCAACAACAGAGCTCAGTGAATGAAGCGGcttcacaacaacaacaacaacagccaACGAAATCTTATCCTCGGGCTAGAAAGAGCAGGCAAGGGAGCACGGGAAGTAGTCCAGAGGGAATAATCTCTGGTAAGAAGAACTCCTTCCGACCATTCTCAGCGGCGGACAAGATCAACAGTGCACCTGAGGAAATGATGACGACAAccacaaccacaacaacaactgTTACTCAGACAACAAGAGATGGAGCAGGAGTGACGAGAGTGATCAAGGTGGTTCCTCACAACGCGAATCTGGCGAGTGAGAACGCTGCAAGAATTTTCAGGTCAATACAAGAAGAGCGTAAACAGTATGACGACGCTTTCGCTGACTACCCTTAA
- the LOC108809443 gene encoding vacuolar-processing enzyme alpha-isozyme isoform X1 has translation MTPVSSVVSFLALFLSLVVVVVSGDVIRLPSQASKFFRPTEDDGGDSSAGTKWAVLVAGSRGYWNYRHQADVCHAYQLLRKGGVKEENIVVFMYDDIAKNKENPRPGIIINSPNGDDVYNGVPKDYTGQDVNVDNLFAVILGNKTALKGGSGKVVDSGPNDHIFIYYSDHGGPGVLGMPTSPALYANDLNDVLKKKHASGTYKSLVFYLEACESGSIFEGLLPEGLNVYATTAANAEESSWGTYCPGEDTSVPSEFETCLGDLYSVAWMEDSDKHNLGTESLHQQYELVKKRTAATASTSGSHVMEFGDIGLSKEKLVLYLGTNPDNENATFADKNSQLPPLSIVTNQRDADLVHFWEKYKKAPEGSSRKAEAQKQLLEAMSHRLHVDSSVLLIGKLLFGISEGPTVLNKVRPNGKPLVDDWDCLKTLVRAFEKHCGSLSQYGLKHMRSIANICNAGIQMEQMEEAAIQACPTIPTGPWSSLHQGFSA, from the exons ATGACTCCTGTCTCCTCCGTCGTTTCCTTTCTCGCCCTTTTCCTCTCGCTAGTCGTCGTCGTCGTTTCCGGTGACGTCATCAGACTACCTTCGCAAGCTTCTAAGTTCTTCCGTCCAACAGAAGACGACGGCGGTGATTCTTCCGCCGGTACTAAGTGGGCCGTTCTCGTCGCCGGCTCTAGAGGATACTGGAACTACAGGCATCAG GCGGATGTTTGTCATGCTTACCAGCTTCTGAGGAAAGGTGGAGTGAAAGAAGAGAATATTGTGGTGTTCATGTATGATGACATCGCAAAGAACAAAGAGAACCCAAGACCTGGAATCATTATCAACAGTCCTAATGGAGATGATGTTTATAATGGAGTTCCCAAG GATTACACTGGACAGGATGTCAACGTTGATAATTTGTTTGCTGTAATTCTTGGGAATAAAACAGCACTTAAAGGAGGAAGTGGTAAGGTTGTAGATAGTGGTCCAAACGATCATATCTTCATATACTATAGTGATCATGGTGGCCCTGGAGTGCTTG GGATGCCAACTTCTCCGGCTCTATATGCAAACGATCTAAACGATGTACTGAAGAAAAAACATGCTTCTGGAACATACAAGAGCTTG gTGTTTTATCTAGAGGCATGTGAATCTGGAAGCATTTTCGAAGGTCTTTTACCAGAAGGTTTAAACGTTTACGCGACAACTGCAGCGAATGCAGAAGAAAGTAGTTGGGGTACTTATTGTCCTGGAGAGGATACTAGTGTACCGTCTGAGTTTGAGACCTGTTTAGGTGACTTATACAGTGTTGCTTGGATGGAAGATAG TGATAAACACAATTTAGGGACAGAGAGTTTGCACCAGCAATATGAACTG GTGAAGAAGAGGACTGCAGCTACTGCTTCGACTTCTGGTTCTCATGTGATGGAGTTTGGAGATATAGGACTAAGCAAGGAGAAGCTCGTCCTTTACTTGGGCACAAACCCAGACAACGAAAACGCCACCTTTGCCGATAAAAATTCACAACTCCCGCCACTTTCAATAGTCACAAACCAGCGTGATGCGGATCTTGTACATTTCTGGGAGAAG TATAAAAAGGCACCAGAAGGTTCTTCAAGAAAAGCCGAAGCTCAGAAGCAACTCCTTGAAGCAATGTCTCACAGACTTCACGTGGATAGTAGCGTTCTATTAATTGGGAAACTCTTGTTTGGCATTTCAGAAGGTCCTACGGTGCTAAACAAAGTAAGGCCTAATGGAAAACCGCTTGTTGATGACTGGGACTGCCTTAAAACACTG GTGAGAGCTTTTGAGAAGCACTGTGGATCATTGTCTCAGTACGGACTCAAGCACATGAGGTCCATTGCAAACATATGCAACGCTGGGATTCAGATGGAACAGATGGAGGAGGCAGCCATCCAGGCTTGTCCCACTATCCCGACCGGTCCTTGGAGCTCCCTTCACCAAGGATTCAGTGCTTGA
- the LOC108812375 gene encoding uncharacterized protein LOC108812375 — protein sequence MADESHYSSSDSYSNNKRKYDDQTAPPPPPTRRPTGFSSGPIPSLSPDPSAAPPPPSSYNSVPPPMDEIQIAKQKAQEIAARLLNSAEAKRPRLVDNNASSYDYAAGGDNKGFTSYPPSEGTAPTSIPVSYGSFTGSTKKIDIPNMRVGVIIGKGGETIKSLQLQSGAKIQVTRDMDADPNAATRTVDLTGTPDQISRAEELINEVLQDAESGGTVGSGGGGGSRRMGGHPGGDQFVMKIPNNKVGLVIGKGGETIKSMQAQTGARIQVIPLHLPPGDPTPERTLQIDGTTDQIEHAKQLVNEIISGENRMRNSSMGGGYPQQGYQSRPPSSWAPSGAPPPQHPGYGYMQPGAYPGPPQYGQSPYASYPQQTSAGYSSTWDQSSVPPSQLGAQGEYDYYGQQQPQAPNSGGSSAPPTDTTAYNYYQHGSGYGQAGQGYQQGGYGAYNASQQSGYGQAGYDQQQGGYGSTTNPGQEEDTSQGAPQSSAQSGQAGEQPTPQGSTGQTGYGATPTAQAGYSSQPPTAYSSGYGAPPPAGKPPAYAQSQQSPGAPGSYGGQSGYAQPAGSGYGQPPAYGYGQAPQGYGSYGGYTQAPAGGGYSSDGSAGAAPGGGGSGTPASQSAPPAGPPKASPKS from the exons ATGGCGGACGAATCTCACTACTCCTCCTCCGACTCTTACTCCAACAACAAACGCAAGTACGATGACCAAACCGCTCCTCCTCCCCCTCCAACCCGAAGACCCACCGGCTTCTCCTCCGGCCCGatcccatctctctctccagaTCCCTCCGCCGCTCCTCCTCCCCCGTCTTCCTACAACAGCGTCCCCCCTCCCATGGACGAGATCCAGATCGCCAAGCAAAAAGCTCAGGAGATCGCCGCTCGTCTCCTCAACAGCGCCGAGGCCAAACGTCCTCGCCTCGTCGACAACAACGCCTCTTCTTACGATTACGCCGCCGGCGGCGATAACAAAGGCTTCACCTCTTACCCTCCTTCCG AGGGTACGGCTCCGACTTCGATACCTGTTTCGTACGGGAGCTTCACTGGATCCACGAAGAAGATTGATATCCCGAATATGAGAGTTGGTGTTATCATTGGTAAAGGCGGAGAGACGATCAAGTCTCTTCAGCTTCAGTCTGGAGCCAAGATTCAGGTCACTAGGGATATGGATGCGGATCCTAATGCCGCCACGAGGACTGTTGACCTTACTGGCACGCCTGATCAGATCTCAAGAGCTGAGGAGCTGATCAATGAAGTCCTTCAAGAT GCGGAGTCAGGAGGTACAGTTGGTTCTGGTGGTGGAGGAGGGTCTCGTAGGATGGGTGGACACCCAGGAGGTGATCAGTTTGTTATGAAAATCCCCAATAATAAG GTTGGTCTGGTGATTGGTAAAGGAGGTGAGACTATCAAATCTATGCAAGCCCAGACTGGAGCTCGAATTCAG gTTATTCCTTTGCATTTACCCCCTGGAGATCCAACGCCTGAAAGAACTTTGCAGATTGATGGGACCACCGATCAGATTGAGCATGCTAAACAATTAGTTAATGAAATCATCAGTGGCGAG AACCGTATGAGAAACTCATCAATGGGTGGAGGCTATCCTCAACAAGGATACCAATCCCGCCCGCCTTCAAGCTGGGCACCATCTGGTGCTCCGCCACCACAACATCCTGGTTACGGTTACATGCAACCGGGAGCATATCCGGGTCCACCTCAGTACGGTCAATCGCCTTACGCAAGTTACCCTCAACAAACTTCAGCTGGCTACTCCTCTACCTGGGATCAATCCTCTGTGCCACCATCCCAGCTGGGCGCACAAGGTGAGTATGATTATTACGGTCAGCAACAGCCACAGGCCCCAAACAGTGGTGGAAGCTCAGCCCCACCGACAGACACCACAGCGTACAATTACTACCAGCATGGGTCTGGTTATGGCCAAGCTGGTCAGGGATACCAACAAGGTGGGTACGGAGCTTATAATGCCTCGCAACAATCTGGATATGGCCAAGCTGGGTATGACCAGCAACAGGGTGGTTATGGCAGCACAACTAACCCGGGTCAAGAGGAAGATACATCTCAAGGCGCTCCACAATCGTCGGCTCAGTCTGGACAAGCTGGTgaacagcctactcctcaaggTAGTACTGGTCAAACGGGGTATGGAGCTACTCCAACTGCTCAGGCTGGTTACAGCAGCCAGCCTCCAACAGCTTACAGTTCTGGATATGGAGCACCACCACCTGCTGGAAAACCACCGGCTTATGCTCAGAGCCAGCAGTCTCCTGGCGCTCCTGGGAGCTATGGTGGTCAGTCTGGGTATGCGCAACCAGCTGGGTCGGGTTATGGACAGCCTCCAGCATATGGGTATGGTCAAGCACCTCAGGGGTATGGGTCATATGGAGGATACACACAAGCTCCTGCTGGTGGTGGTTACTCTTCTGATGGGTCTGCTGGAGCTGCtcctggtggtggtggtagtggTACACCGGCCTCCCAGAGTGCTCCACCAGCTGGACCGCCTAAGGCATCCCCGAAGAGTTGA
- the LOC108812584 gene encoding protein EARLY FLOWERING 3 isoform X2 produces the protein MKRGKDEEKILEPMFPRLHVNDADKGGGPRAPPRNKMALYEQLSIPSQRFNDRTSASFPRNTSTTLVSPGPSNQACGVERNLTGRATDNFVSQMPLMENVRTSSSQQRGDQRKIVREEDDFAVPVFVNSRRSGRSSNKSGIDKEKDTTSKRGGLASSSGRVDGCETTTRVVGVNNGVESHMASEEEEEEEEEGHSGGYTSLQQINEEEASEDVSDDSMVDSVSSVDVSPDDVVGVLGQKRFWRARKAIANQQRVFAVQLFELHRLIKVQRLIAASPDVLLDDISYLGKVAAPVKKLLPSGFIVKPPLPQAIKRRSSDSEKTDQNKMECSAENVVGRLSNQGDHHHHQPSNYMPFATNQPAANGCYYPPPHQPQPQPQPLPSGGNQQWLIPVMSPSEGLIYKPHPGPGHTGPVCGGYYGHFMPAPMVMGSFMGGGGGQPPPFHPGMGFPSHGNNGYFPPYGIMMNPYYSGQQQQQQPPSEQMNNNIQQQSSVNEAASQQQQQQPTKSYPRARKSRQGSTGSSPEGIISGKKNSFRPFSAADKINSAPEEMMTTTTTTTTTVTQTTRDGAGVTRVIKVVPHNANLASENAARIFRSIQEERKQYDDAFADYP, from the exons ATGAAGAGAGGgaaagatgaagagaagatacTGGAACCAATGTTTCCACGGCTTCACGTGAACGATGCAGACAAAGGAGGAGGGCCTAGAGCTCCTCCAAGAAACAAGATGGCTCTCTATGAGCAACTCAGCATCCCTTCTCAGAGGTTCAACGATCGTACTAGTGCTTCCTTTCCCCGTAACACGTCCACCACTTTGGTCTCTCCTGGACCATCTAACCAG GCTTGTGGCGTGGAAAGGAACTTAACTGGCCGAGCAACTGACAACTTTGTCTCGCAAATGCCATTGATGGAAAATGTGCGGACTTCTTCATCACAACAGCGTGGTGACCAGAGGAAAATAGTCAGAGAGGAAGATGATTTCGCAGTTCCTGTTTTTGTTAACTCGAGAAGATCCGGCAGAAGCAGCAACAAGAGTGGCATTGACAAGGAGAAAGACACCACCTCAAAACGAGGTGGCTTGGCATCGAGTAGTGGCCGAGTAGATGGTTGTGAAACGACGACACGAGTGGTGGGCGTTAATAATGGAGTTGAGTCTCATATGgcatcagaagaagaagaagaagaagaagaagaaggtcaTAGTGGAGGATACACCTCTCTGCAGCAGATAAATGAAGAAGAGGCAAGTGAGGATGTTTCTGATGATTCCATGGTAGATTCTGTTTCTAGCGTCGATGTCTCTCCCGATGACGTTGTGGGAGTGTTGGGTCAAAAACGTTTCTGGAGAGCAAGGAAAGCTATTGCCAA TCAACAAAGAGTATTTGCTGTTCAACTGTTTGAGCTGCACAGATTGATTAAG GTTCAAAGACTAATTGCTGCATCACCGGATGTTTTGCTGGATGACATTAGTTATCTTGGAAAAGTTGCTGCTCCAGTGAAGAAGCTCCTTCCATCAGGGTTTATAGTAAAGCCTCCTCTTCCACAGGCTATCAAACGCAGAAGCAGCGACTCGGAGAAAACTGACCAAAACAAAATGGAATGCTCAGCTGAGAACGTAGTTGGGAGGCTGTCAAACCAAGGtgatcaccatcatcatcaaccTTCCAACTACATGCCTTTTGCGACCAACCAACCCGCTGCAAATGGATGTTACTATCCTCCTCCTCATCAGCCTCAGCCTCAGCCTCAGCCTCTTCCTTCTGGAGGAAACCAGCAATGGTTGATCCCTGTAATGTCTCCTTCGGAAGGGCTGATATACAAGCCGCACCCAGGTCCGGGGCACACAGGGCCCGTCTGTGGAGGGTATTATGGTCATTTCATGCCTGCACCGATGGTCATGGGTAGTTTCatgggtggtggtggtggtcagCCTCCTCCGTTTCACCCGGGCATGGGATTCCCATCTCATGGTAATAATGGCTACTTCCCTCCATATGGTATCATGATGAACCCTTACTATTCcggacaacaacaacaacaacaaccacccAGTGAGCAAATGAACAACAACATCCAACAACAGAGCTCAGTGAATGAAGCGGcttcacaacaacaacaacaacagccaACGAAATCTTATCCTCGGGCTAGAAAGAGCAGGCAAGGGAGCACGGGAAGTAGTCCAGAGGGAATAATCTCTGGTAAGAAGAACTCCTTCCGACCATTCTCAGCGGCGGACAAGATCAACAGTGCACCTGAGGAAATGATGACGACAAccacaaccacaacaacaactgTTACTCAGACAACAAGAGATGGAGCAGGAGTGACGAGAGTGATCAAGGTGGTTCCTCACAACGCGAATCTGGCGAGTGAGAACGCTGCAAGAATTTTCAGGTCAATACAAGAAGAGCGTAAACAGTATGACGACGCTTTCGCTGACTACCCTTAA
- the LOC108809443 gene encoding vacuolar-processing enzyme alpha-isozyme isoform X2 — MTPVSSVVSFLALFLSLVVVVVSGDVIRLPSQASKFFRPTEDDGGDSSAGTKWAVLVAGSRGYWNYRHQLLRKGGVKEENIVVFMYDDIAKNKENPRPGIIINSPNGDDVYNGVPKDYTGQDVNVDNLFAVILGNKTALKGGSGKVVDSGPNDHIFIYYSDHGGPGVLGMPTSPALYANDLNDVLKKKHASGTYKSLVFYLEACESGSIFEGLLPEGLNVYATTAANAEESSWGTYCPGEDTSVPSEFETCLGDLYSVAWMEDSDKHNLGTESLHQQYELVKKRTAATASTSGSHVMEFGDIGLSKEKLVLYLGTNPDNENATFADKNSQLPPLSIVTNQRDADLVHFWEKYKKAPEGSSRKAEAQKQLLEAMSHRLHVDSSVLLIGKLLFGISEGPTVLNKVRPNGKPLVDDWDCLKTLVRAFEKHCGSLSQYGLKHMRSIANICNAGIQMEQMEEAAIQACPTIPTGPWSSLHQGFSA; from the exons ATGACTCCTGTCTCCTCCGTCGTTTCCTTTCTCGCCCTTTTCCTCTCGCTAGTCGTCGTCGTCGTTTCCGGTGACGTCATCAGACTACCTTCGCAAGCTTCTAAGTTCTTCCGTCCAACAGAAGACGACGGCGGTGATTCTTCCGCCGGTACTAAGTGGGCCGTTCTCGTCGCCGGCTCTAGAGGATACTGGAACTACAGGCATCAG CTTCTGAGGAAAGGTGGAGTGAAAGAAGAGAATATTGTGGTGTTCATGTATGATGACATCGCAAAGAACAAAGAGAACCCAAGACCTGGAATCATTATCAACAGTCCTAATGGAGATGATGTTTATAATGGAGTTCCCAAG GATTACACTGGACAGGATGTCAACGTTGATAATTTGTTTGCTGTAATTCTTGGGAATAAAACAGCACTTAAAGGAGGAAGTGGTAAGGTTGTAGATAGTGGTCCAAACGATCATATCTTCATATACTATAGTGATCATGGTGGCCCTGGAGTGCTTG GGATGCCAACTTCTCCGGCTCTATATGCAAACGATCTAAACGATGTACTGAAGAAAAAACATGCTTCTGGAACATACAAGAGCTTG gTGTTTTATCTAGAGGCATGTGAATCTGGAAGCATTTTCGAAGGTCTTTTACCAGAAGGTTTAAACGTTTACGCGACAACTGCAGCGAATGCAGAAGAAAGTAGTTGGGGTACTTATTGTCCTGGAGAGGATACTAGTGTACCGTCTGAGTTTGAGACCTGTTTAGGTGACTTATACAGTGTTGCTTGGATGGAAGATAG TGATAAACACAATTTAGGGACAGAGAGTTTGCACCAGCAATATGAACTG GTGAAGAAGAGGACTGCAGCTACTGCTTCGACTTCTGGTTCTCATGTGATGGAGTTTGGAGATATAGGACTAAGCAAGGAGAAGCTCGTCCTTTACTTGGGCACAAACCCAGACAACGAAAACGCCACCTTTGCCGATAAAAATTCACAACTCCCGCCACTTTCAATAGTCACAAACCAGCGTGATGCGGATCTTGTACATTTCTGGGAGAAG TATAAAAAGGCACCAGAAGGTTCTTCAAGAAAAGCCGAAGCTCAGAAGCAACTCCTTGAAGCAATGTCTCACAGACTTCACGTGGATAGTAGCGTTCTATTAATTGGGAAACTCTTGTTTGGCATTTCAGAAGGTCCTACGGTGCTAAACAAAGTAAGGCCTAATGGAAAACCGCTTGTTGATGACTGGGACTGCCTTAAAACACTG GTGAGAGCTTTTGAGAAGCACTGTGGATCATTGTCTCAGTACGGACTCAAGCACATGAGGTCCATTGCAAACATATGCAACGCTGGGATTCAGATGGAACAGATGGAGGAGGCAGCCATCCAGGCTTGTCCCACTATCCCGACCGGTCCTTGGAGCTCCCTTCACCAAGGATTCAGTGCTTGA
- the LOC108806800 gene encoding protein DETOXIFICATION 9, producing the protein MKSTEAAPLLVKNKQQSEKEEREKIRWEKMKKVSSMAAPMVAVNMSQFLLQATSTMIVGHRNELSLAGIALGSSFANVTGFGILFGLSGALETLCGQAFGAEQYHKLGSYTFTSMVYLFIIAFPISILWIFMNQILILLHQDPQVAELASVYCLWLIPALFGYSVLESLVRYFQSQSLIFPMVLSSLAALAFHVPLCWLMVHRFEFGVRGAAVSIGISYWLNAVFLWVYMKRSQTCFKTRIYMSKDAFLHTKIFFEFAVPSAMMCCLEWLAFEVITLLSGLLPNPELETSVISICLTTSTLHYNLVNGIGDAASTNVANELGAGNPRGAHDSASAAVIIAAVESVIVSSTLFLSRNVWPYAYSNVEEVTRYVTKMTPILCVSILMDSFVIVLSGIVRGTGWQKIGAYVNVASYYIIGIPIGLLLCFHLHFNGKGLWAGLVSGSTLQTLILFLVVGFTNWTKEANKARERILDEKVWRDDSFVN; encoded by the exons atgaagagtaCTGAAGCTGCTCCATTATTGGTGAAGAACAAACAACAAtcagaaaaagaagagagagagaagataagatgggagaagatgaagaaagttTCTTCAATGGCTGCTCCGATGGTCGCCGTGAACATGTCTCAGTTTCTTCTTCAAGCAACTTCTACTATGATCGTCGGTCACCGCAACGAACTCTCCCTCGCCGGAATCGCTCTTGGAAGCTCATTTGCTAACGTCACCGGTTTTGGTATCCTC TTTGGTCTTTCGGGTGCGTTAGAAACGCTATGTGGCCAAGCATTTGGAGCAGAACAGTATCACAAGCTCGGATCCTACACTTTCACTTCAATGGTCTATCTCTTCATCATCGCTTTTCCGATTTCGATTCTTTGGATATTCATGAACCAGATCTTGATTCTGCTTCACCAAGACCCTCAAGTCGCCGAGCTAGCATCCGTGTATTGCCTCTGGCTCATACCGGCATTATTCGGTTATTCGGTTCTCGAGTCGCTGGTTCGATACTTCCAGTCGCAGAGCTTGATATTTCCTATGGTGCTGAGCTCTCTAGCTGCTCTCGCTTTCCATGTTCCTCTCTGCTGGCTAATGGTTCACAGATTTGAGTTTGGAGTCAGAGGAGCGGCTGTGTCTATCGGTATCTCCTACTGGCTTAACGCGGTTTTCCTTTGGGTTTACATGAAACGCTCTCAGACCTGCTTCAAAACGCGGATTTATATGTCCAAGGATGCGTTTCTTCACACGAAAATTTTCTTTGAGTTTGCGGTTCCTTCTGCAATGATGTGTTG CCTTGAGTGGTTAGCTTTCGAGGTGATAACTTTGCTGTCCGGTCTTCTTCCCAACCCAGAGCTCGAAACTTCGGTTATCTCGATTTG TCTAACGACCTCTACTTTGCACTACAATTTGGTAAATGGAATCGGTGATGCAGCGag TACCAACGTGGCGAATGAGCTAGGAGCTGGGAATCCACGAGGGGCTCATGATTCTGCTTCAGCCGCGGTTATAATTGCAGCGGTTGAATCAGTCATTGTGAGCTCTACTCTCTTCTTATCTCGCAATGTATGGCCTTATGCTTATAGCAATGTGGAGGAAGTAACTCGCTATGTCACCAAGATGACTCCCATTCTTTGCGTTTCAATCCTCATGGACAGCTTCGTGATCGTCCTCTCCG GGATTGTGAGAGGAACAGGGTGGCAGAAAATTGGGGCTTATGTAAACGTAGCTTCTTATTATATCATTGGTATTCCTATTGGACTTCTATTGTGTTTTCATCTTCACTTCAATGGGAAAGGACTCTGGGCCGGTTTAGTCTCGGGATCAACACTACAAACTCTAATCCTCTTTCTTGTTGTTGGATTCACCAATTGGACAAAAGAG GCAAATAAAGCCAGGGAGAGAATACTTGATGAGAAAGTTTGGAGAGATGACTCATTTGTTAATTAA